Proteins encoded together in one Triticum dicoccoides isolate Atlit2015 ecotype Zavitan chromosome 7B, WEW_v2.0, whole genome shotgun sequence window:
- the LOC119337819 gene encoding lysM domain-containing GPI-anchored protein LYP6-like: MSRPAAAAAAALLVILAAAGGAAAKTTIEPCSSADSCAALLGYSLYADMKVSEVAALFGADPAALLAANALDFASPGAANRILPAGLLLRVPTRCACADGVRKSVSVRYTARPADTLATVADVVFAGLASADQIRSANGLAEADPDALLDAGQILVVPFPCVCLNSTDNNLPAVYLSYLVRVGDTVQSIAATHATTVTDLSNVNAMGSPVVAPGDILAVPLSACASTFPNFASDYGLLVANGTYALTAGNCVECSCGPGDLNLYCTPASLGTSCSSMQCSNSSLMLGNVTTQPTSGGCGVSSCNYAGFVNGSITTSLSSGLQPTCPGPHQVPPLMEPSTAAIHDSYLAPSPSPGPGEAGGAVPGSSDPGASSHSLAGSLSPSVHKLHQMILILSLVFYLHM, translated from the exons ATGTCGAGGCCGGCGGCCGCGGCCGCAGCGGCGCTGCTGGTGATcctcgcggcggcgggcggcgcggcggcgaagaCCACGATCGAGCCCTGCTCCAGCGCCGACTCGTGCGCGGCGCTGCTCGGCTACTCGCTCTACGCCGACATGAAGGTCTCCGAGGTGGCGGCGCTCTTCGGCGCGGACCCGGCGGCGCTGCTGGCGGCCAACGCGCTCGACTTCGCCTCCCCCGGCGCCGCCAACCGGATCCTCCCCGCGGGGCTCCTCCTCCGCGTCCCCACCCGCTGCGCCTGCGCCGACGGCGTCCGCAAGTCCGTCTCCGTCCGCTACACCGCGCGCCCCGCCGACACGCTCGCCACCGTCGCCGACGTCGTCTTCGCGGGCCTCGCCTCCGCCGACCAGATCCGCAGCGCCAACGGGCTCGCCGAGGCCGACCCGGACGCGCTGCTCGACGCCGGCCAGATTCTCGTCGTCCCCTTCCCCTGCGTCTGCCTCAACTCCACCGACAACAACCTCCCCGCCGTCTACCTCTCCTATCTCGTGCGGGTCGGGGACACCGTGCAATccatcgccgccacccacgccaccaCTGTCACGGATCTCAGCAATGTGAATGCCATGGGGAGCCCCGTCGTGGCACCCGGCGACATCCTTGCAGTTCCATTATCAG CATGTGCGTCTACATTTCCTAACTTTGCTTCGGACTATGGATTGCTTGTGGCAAACGGGACCTATGCACTAACTGCTGGTAACTGTGTAGAATGCAGCTGTGGGCCAGGGGATCTCAA TCTGTACTGCACTCCAGCTTCATTAGGAACGTCATGTTCAAGTATGCAGTGCTCCAATAGCAGTCTAATGCTTGGTAATGTGACTACCCAGCCCACCAGCGGTGGCTGCGGTGTCTCGTCTTGCAACTATGCTGGCTTCGTTAACGGAAGCATTACCACATC GCTGTCCTCGGGTCTTCAACCTACATGCCCTG GACCGCATCAAGTTCCTCCACTCATGGAGCCGTCCACCGCGGCAATCCACGACTCGTACCTTGCTCCATCACCTTCGCCAGGACCTGGGGAGGCAGGTGGTGCTGTTCCCGGCTCGTCTGACCCTGGAGCGTCCTCCCATTCTCTTGCTGGAAGCCTCTCGCCCTCGGTGCATAAACTGCATCAAATGATCCTCATTCTTTCTCTAGTCTTCTACCTGCATATGTGA
- the LOC119337219 gene encoding probable tyrosine-protein phosphatase DSP2 yields the protein MKLEIMPRQRALEAGQREEAMEMSGLELWKHEKPPKIFPMPPPLPPLLAAPGAGGYDEATLVPPLNFAMVDDGIYRSGFPAAANFRFLKSLNLRSIVYLCPEPYPETNTEFLEKNGIKLHQFGIEGRKEPFVEIPDEKIREALKVVLDVRNQPLLIHCKRGKHRTGCVVGCMRKLQKWCLSSVFDEYQRFAAAKVRSTDLRFMELFDVSSLKHLTNSHC from the exons ATGAAGCTGGAAATCATGCCCAGGCAGAGGGCCCTGGAGGCGGGGCAGCGGGAGGAGGCCATGGAGATGAGCGGCCTCGAGCTGTGGAAGCACGAGAAGCCCCCCAAGATCTTCCCCATgcccccgccgctgccgccgctgctggCGGCGCCGGGGGCGGGGGGCTACGACGAGGCCACGCTCGTGCCGCCGCTCAACTTCGCCATGGTCGACGACGGCATCTACCGCTCCGGCTTCCCGGCCGCCGCCAACTTCCGCTTCCTCAAGTCCCTCAACCTCCGCTCCATTGT GTACCTCTGCCCGGAGCCGTACCCGGAGACCAACACGGAGTTCCTCGAGAAGAACGGAATCAAGCTCCACCAGTTCGGAATTGAGGGCCGCAAG GAACCATTCGTCGAGATACCCGATGAGAAAATCCGGGAGGCACTTAAAGTTGTCCTAG ATGTAAGAAATCAACCTTTGCTTATTCACTGCAAGAGAGGCAAG CACCGAACTGGATGCGTCGTCGGTTGCATGAGGAAGTTGCAGAAATGGTGCCTGTCTTCGGTCTTCGATGAGTACCAGCGCTTCGCTGCTGCAAAAGTGAGGAGCACCGACCTGAGATTCATGGAGCTGTTCGACGTCTCGAGCTTGAAGCACCTGACCAACTCACATTGTTAA